CTCGACGCTGAAGAAGCTCTGCGACGAGCGGGGGCCGAACTTGCCGGCGAGGTTGATCATCTTGCCGCTTGATCCCTCGAGGTGCGGATGTGCCGTCGCGAACATGTCCATGTTCTTGTAGGCAACTCCGACAGTCGCGAGCGTCTTCGGATCGAACTCGTAGGCCATCGGTGTCTCGCTCAGCGCGATGTACTGCTCGCCGAATTTGAGCGCGTTGATCGCCGGATTGTCGGTGACCTGCGGGCTGAAGATCGACTGGATGCGCTGGAAGCGCGTGCGGCACGGGTCGCTTGCGAACTCGCTGAGGCTGAGCTTGCCCGTCGAGCGGAAGGCCTTGTAGGCGCGACTCTCGATGTAGCGATTCATGTAGTGGACGCGGCCATCCTCGATCTCGAAGCTGTGCACGAGAGACATCCCGTCGAACCAGTGATTGACCTCGCCTCCGTCGAACTTCCAACGGCCGGGACCATTGCGAAGCAGCTGCCCGGAGAGCCAGGGGGGCAGCTCACCGCGCACCGGCAGCTCTTCGCGGCGCGGCATGTCGGAGTTCGATTCGAAGGCGAGGTCGATCACCTGTTGTGCTCGCTGGGGAACGCTTACCGGGGACATCGGGGACTCCTAGATAGTACAAAATGAACGATGCACGTGGAATCGTACCGGATTCGCCGCCATAATGCAAGTACGTACATGGCTCCGCGCAAATTGACAACCGCGTCTTACCTCGTGCTCGGCATGGTCGAGATGATCGAACCAGTCACGCCCTATAAGCTGAAAGCCTTCGCATCGCAGAGCGTCACGAACTTCTGGTCGATGCCGCACACGCAGATCTACACGCAGTGTGACCGGCTACTCAAGGACGGCTACCTCTCCGAGAAGCGCGAGAAGGCCGGTCGTCGCCGGCGAAGCTTTTCGATCACACGCGAGGGCAAGAAGGCGCTTGAGGCATGGCGCAACGAGCCGGCCGATGCGCCGATCGAGCTGCGCGACCTCTCGCTTTTGAAGCTCTTCTTCGGCGCCAAACCCGACCAGCTCGCCGCCGAACAGCTCGCCTCCCACGAGGCGAAGCTTGAGCAGTACCTCCAGGTCCGAAAGCTGGGTGTGCCAAACGAAGGCGTCGGAAGAGCGCTCGAGGCGGGCATCTCGCACGAACGCGAATTCGTCAAGTTCTGGCGCAAACTAGCCCAAGATAGGTAATTTCGACGACTCCAAAATCGATCAATTCATCGTCCTAACGTCCAGTTGAGCAAGCCGCCTCTTGCGCAATTGGTCGGATGGCCTTTTACTTCGTAGGTGAATGGACTCGCCCCGCCCGGCGCCGGCACGCAAGTTCGTCCGTCCTTGCTGCTCGCCCTGACAACAACTTCAGTTCTTGTTCTCGTTCCGCTCGGCGTGGCGTGGGCAGTTCAGATTCTTTCCCCAGCGCACGACCTCGTGCTGTCCATTGCTGCGGGAATGCTCGCCTCACTCACGATTACCTGGCTCGCGACGACACTCTGGTCCCGGACCACCAGGGCAGGCGAACGCGTATTTGGCGATGTGACCCTGCTCGGCCTTCTGCGCTATCAGCGAGCGAACCGACAGGTCAACCGGCTCGAAGCAGTAATGGCCGACCGCGCAACCATCACCAGCGACGAAGCGCGTCGCACGATGATGCGCCTGGCCGACGCGCTCGAGCGCCGCGACCTTCGCACACACGGACACTCGCGTCGAGTGGCCCGTCACTCAGCGGCGATCGCTCGTGAGATGGGACTGCCCGCCGAGGAGATCGCACGCATTCGCTTCGCGGCCGCGATGCACGACATCGGCAAGCTGAACATCCCCGAAGAGATCCTCCTCAAGCCGGACAAGCTGACCAAAGAAGAGTTCGAGATCGTCAAGCGCCATCCGGTTGACAGCGCGAAGATGGTGGAGGTGATCGACGATCCTGCACTGGTCGCGATCATCCGCGGCCACCACGAGCGTTGGGACGGCGGCGGATACCCGGACAATCTCGCAGGCACACAAATTCCCTTGGGCGCGCGCATCATTGCGGTCGCAGACACGTTTGACGCGATGGTCTCTGACCGTCCGTACAGCGAGGCCGCAGCACACAAGAAGTCCCGCGAGGTGATCGCCGAGAATTCGGGCTCGCAGTTCGACCCTCAGGTAGCTGACGCATTTCGTCAGTACTACCGCGGGGGCAACTGGCACGTGGCGTGGGGTGCGGTCTCCGCTCTCCCGCCGCGTTTTGCGAGTCTGCTCGGCGATCTCCTTCGCGGCGGCATTCCCGCCGCGAGTGCGGCACCTGCAGTCGCAGCGGTTGCGATCGCTGTTACCGGCGTGGTGAGCGTCGGCGGACTACCCGGGACATCGAACTTCCAGAAGGCCGGCCAATCAGGCAGCTCGGCCGTCGCGGTCGTCGTGGGGGGCTCCGACGACCGCGCGGTCAAGCTCGACGGCGGTCGCGTGGTCAGTCTGCCGGAGGGCGTGCGGATGACCAAGCAGGGGGTCACCGTTGACCCGAGCGGAAGACCAGTCGATCTCACGAAGACCGAGCACACCAACGTTCCGGCCACGGGCTCGGCCGCAGAGGCGACCGTAGGAAACTCGAACTCCGCGCCCGGCAGCAAGCCGTCCGAATTGGACGGCGAGTCGAGCGAGACCAAGTCCGATACCGGTGACGAACTGAAAGAGACGACGACGAAGACCACCGACAAGTCGGGCAAGAAGGACAAAGACGTCAGCGAGAAGCTCGACAAAGTCGCCGAGCAAGTCAAGGAAGTCGGCGCCGGTGACGCCACCGACCACGCTGCGGACACCGTCAAGAAGGTTGCCGACACCGTCAAGGAAACCGGGGAAGCTGGGAACAAGACCGGCGAAGCCGTTGGCGGCGGACTCGGGGGCAAGAAGTAGTCACCGTCCGCGCGGGCAGCTGTTTCCGCGCACGAATCCTCTAGGCTTGCGCCCGCCTATGTTCAAAGAAATTGACCACATCGGGATCGCCGTCGAAGACATCGACGCCACCCTCGAGATCTACGCAGTGCAGTTTGAAATGGCCATTCAGTACCGAGAGACCGTTGAGTCGCAGGGCGTCGAAGCCGTGCTGCTTGAGGTCGGTGGGGGCCACGTTGAGTTGCTCCGTCCGCTCGGACCGGACACACCCGTTGGCAAGTTCGTCGAGAAGCGCGGCCTCGGCATGCATCACGTTGCCTACCGCGTCGATGATGTGCAGGCCGAACTCGACAAGCTGAAGGCCCTCGGCGTTGAGCTGATCGACGAGACCCCGCGCATCGGCATCAGGGGCAGCACCGTTGCCTTCGTGCACCCGCAGGCGGCCGGCTTCGTGCTGACCGAGCTGGTCACGCCGGCTGAAGACCACTAGCTTTTTTAACGACCGAGAGGAACGAGCAAGATGGCGTCAGAGGACAGGAAGACAATCGGCCTCGGGCTCAAAGGCGGAGCCACTGCTCAGCTGAAGCTTGAGCAGAAGGATCTCGACAAGCTCGTCAAGGCGATCGAAGAAGAAGAGAAGTGGGTCGAGGTCAACGATGAGAAGCGCATCGTGCATCTGCGCGCCGACCACGTCGAGTTCTACTCACTGGAATCAGACGACAAGGAAGATCGCCGCGCGGGCTTCTAGCCGCCGCGCGCCGTCGGCGCTCTTGCAATATCGATCATTCTGGAAGCCGCTCGACAAGGCGGAGCTGCCCGTGCTCAAGTGGGTCGAACGCGTCCGCGCTGGCGGCGTGATTGAGCAGGCGACGCGGGTGATCACCGAGTCCGGTCAGTACGGACTCGTTTGGTACGCCGTTGCTGGCGCCGCTGCTTACCGCGATCCTGTGAAGCGGGATCGCTGGATCGCCGCGGGCGCGAAGGTCGCCGGGATCTACGCGGCCAATACGGCGTTGAAGATGGTGGCCAAGCGGCAGCGGCCGCCGATTGCAGCTTTGGGCACGCCAACCGGCCTTAGTTTTCCCTCGGCGCACGCATCCACTTCCTGTGCAGCTGCGCGACTCTTCAGCGACATCGAGCCCGGCCTGAAGCCTTTGTTCTACTTCGCAGCATTCAACGTGACGGGTTCGCGCCTTCACTTCTGCGTCCACTACCCGAGCGATCTGCTTGCCGGCGCCGCACTCGGCGACCTCGCCGCCCGCGCCCTGCGCTGAAGTACGCAAATAGCGACACCAACCTCAGACCCGGTCTGAGGTTGCATCCGCAAATAGCGACTTTTCCCCCGCTACCGTCCCGCGCGTGGCGATGAAGGTCGGAATAGTCGGGATGCCCAACGCGGGCAAGTCATCCCTGTTCAATGCACTCACCAAGGCGGGGGCCGAGGCCGCGAACTACCCCTTCACGACGATTGAGCCGAACGTGGCCGTCGTACCCGTGCCCGACCAGCGCCTGCTCGAGACCGCCGCCGTCACCGGCGCGACCGACATCCGCCTTGACCAGATCCACGTGCACGACATCGCGGGCCTCGTCCGCGGAGCGAGCAAGGGCGAAGGCCTCGGCAACCAGTTCCTCGCGAACATCCGCGAGACCGACGCGATTCTCCACGTGGTCCGCGCGCACGAAGACAGCAAGGTCGTCCACCCCGAGGGCGACGTCGATCCGCTCCGCGACATCGACACGATAGAGACCGAGCTGATCTTCGCTGACCTCGACCAGGCCGAGCGCCGACTCCAGCGAGTCTCCAAGGAGGCGAAGTCGCTCGACCCGGAAGCGATTGCCGAAGAGGCCTGGCTGAAGGATGTAGTTGACGCACTTCAAGCAGGCAAGGCAGTGCGCACGGTCCCAGTCCCCGAAGACGCGCCGCTCGCCCTGAAGTCGCTGAGCCCGCTCACGGGCAAGCCTGTTCTGTTCGTCGCCAACGTCACCGAGGGCGAGACCGAGGCCCCGCCGTCGATCGCCGCGTACGCCAAGTCGCAGGGAGCCGAAGCAGTGGCGATCAGCTCACGCATGGAGGCCGAACTCGTCGAGATGGACGACGACGAGGCCGCGGCAATGCGCGAAGAACTCGAGATCCCCGAGTCGGGCCTGACCACAGTGATCAACGGCGCCTTCGCCCTCCTGGACCTGCTGACGTTCTTCACTGTCGGCGAGCAGATCGGCCAGTCCTGGCACATGCAAAAGGGCGGCACGGTCTACGACGCGGCCGGCGAGATCCATACCGACATCCAGCGGGGCTTCGTCCGCGCGGAAGTCATCAACTTCCAGGAACTGATCGAGGCGGGCGGATATGTCGGCGCGAAGGAAAGGGGCACGCTGCGGCTTGAGGGCCGCGACTACGTGATGCGGGACGGCGATGTGATCACTGTCAAGC
This sequence is a window from Solirubrobacterales bacterium. Protein-coding genes within it:
- a CDS encoding HD-GYP domain-containing protein, whose product is MNGLAPPGAGTQVRPSLLLALTTTSVLVLVPLGVAWAVQILSPAHDLVLSIAAGMLASLTITWLATTLWSRTTRAGERVFGDVTLLGLLRYQRANRQVNRLEAVMADRATITSDEARRTMMRLADALERRDLRTHGHSRRVARHSAAIAREMGLPAEEIARIRFAAAMHDIGKLNIPEEILLKPDKLTKEEFEIVKRHPVDSAKMVEVIDDPALVAIIRGHHERWDGGGYPDNLAGTQIPLGARIIAVADTFDAMVSDRPYSEAAAHKKSREVIAENSGSQFDPQVADAFRQYYRGGNWHVAWGAVSALPPRFASLLGDLLRGGIPAASAAPAVAAVAIAVTGVVSVGGLPGTSNFQKAGQSGSSAVAVVVGGSDDRAVKLDGGRVVSLPEGVRMTKQGVTVDPSGRPVDLTKTEHTNVPATGSAAEATVGNSNSAPGSKPSELDGESSETKSDTGDELKETTTKTTDKSGKKDKDVSEKLDKVAEQVKEVGAGDATDHAADTVKKVADTVKETGEAGNKTGEAVGGGLGGKK
- the ychF gene encoding redox-regulated ATPase YchF produces the protein MKVGIVGMPNAGKSSLFNALTKAGAEAANYPFTTIEPNVAVVPVPDQRLLETAAVTGATDIRLDQIHVHDIAGLVRGASKGEGLGNQFLANIRETDAILHVVRAHEDSKVVHPEGDVDPLRDIDTIETELIFADLDQAERRLQRVSKEAKSLDPEAIAEEAWLKDVVDALQAGKAVRTVPVPEDAPLALKSLSPLTGKPVLFVANVTEGETEAPPSIAAYAKSQGAEAVAISSRMEAELVEMDDDEAAAMREELEIPESGLTTVINGAFALLDLLTFFTVGEQIGQSWHMQKGGTVYDAAGEIHTDIQRGFVRAEVINFQELIEAGGYVGAKERGTLRLEGRDYVMRDGDVITVKHTS
- a CDS encoding PadR family transcriptional regulator encodes the protein MAPRKLTTASYLVLGMVEMIEPVTPYKLKAFASQSVTNFWSMPHTQIYTQCDRLLKDGYLSEKREKAGRRRRSFSITREGKKALEAWRNEPADAPIELRDLSLLKLFFGAKPDQLAAEQLASHEAKLEQYLQVRKLGVPNEGVGRALEAGISHEREFVKFWRKLAQDR
- a CDS encoding phosphatase PAP2 family protein, producing the protein MQYRSFWKPLDKAELPVLKWVERVRAGGVIEQATRVITESGQYGLVWYAVAGAAAYRDPVKRDRWIAAGAKVAGIYAANTALKMVAKRQRPPIAALGTPTGLSFPSAHASTSCAAARLFSDIEPGLKPLFYFAAFNVTGSRLHFCVHYPSDLLAGAALGDLAARALR
- the mce gene encoding methylmalonyl-CoA epimerase — protein: MFKEIDHIGIAVEDIDATLEIYAVQFEMAIQYRETVESQGVEAVLLEVGGGHVELLRPLGPDTPVGKFVEKRGLGMHHVAYRVDDVQAELDKLKALGVELIDETPRIGIRGSTVAFVHPQAAGFVLTELVTPAEDH